The window TCTAAGTCCCAGTTATTTATGGAACTTCTTTACTTCATTCTGTAAAACTTCACAGTAGtattgtattacattttaaaacattaacaaagtaCGAAACTTGTTGCaattttattaactatttattaaaataataaatgacacaatatcctgaaatgtattttttgttacaaatttgcAACATTtaccaaattatatattatataatgtgtaAATTAATATACACATCTCTGTTTTCCTCTAAGAAgcctgttttttatttatataattttgaacaTTGCCACTGAAACCACAAGATTGTGTTTCCAAATGAACTGAGGAATATTACTTTTTTCAAAAGAAGTTGTATGACATCCACAGTGTTATGGTCATGGTTCATTGTGGAGCACATTTAtacattagaaatattttgtttttgtattgttttaagaagtccaaatataaatatatacacacacacacagttcatGTGTTCTCTTGTTATATTTTGGTTTATACAAATCTTAACTTTATTCATGCTCTAGCTGGTTTGTTGGTCCTATGACGAGACAAGAGGCTACAGATCTTTTGATGGCAGAAAATGAGGCAGGAATTTTTATAGTAAGAAACAGTAGTACTATACAGGGAGATCTGGTACTGTGTGTCAGGTCAGTATTGGTAACTGTAGATGTATATTCTGGTGAGACTTGATGCTTTTtccttatgaaaaaaatattgtagaaattaatataaagatCTTAATCATAATCTGTTTTTAAATGTACACTACTTCAAGTTTGTGGATACTTACAAGTATACCTATGTTTTGTGTTTGGTAAGTTGTATCTGATGAACCCACAATTGGAGCTTTGTGAGTAATGTCCTTCATTTTACCTTCCGTACCTCGTTTCatgaagttttattgtttataatgtttaaattaaatttgaataattgtgtaaattaatatttgaacttAAGCAAAATTTCTTACATTGTTAGTACATGGATTTAGGATTAACCTAGCTTTCCTAAAGTGGCCAAACTTTgtaagatattattgggattatggctaAAAATATTGCTACCACTAAGAAAAGAGTGTTTGTTACAATGTTCAGTTGATTTGGCCAATGTACAACAGATACGAAGTCAGGGTGCACGTCTCCAAATAAGAACAGTGGAATGTACCTTAATATATGTGAAGGGATGAATAGGTGCAGTACATGCGAGGCATAGTATAGTCCCAAAATAATGTCATTAAATTACTGTAGCTCAGTTTTGCACAATGTTTGTAATGCCTGTATAGaagttacttattttaatatgttaattgtATGTAAATTCAGAACTTGAATTTTTgcaaaattatatacataattaaattaaaaaggcTAGTTTCattgcttttttgttgttgtttaattactttaaaactgtaaaagtatCTGTAGGACCTCAGTGCTGTGTTTACATGCTTGTGTACATTACATTTACATATAAGGTTAGGAATCAATGTGCAGTGGGTGAAGTTGAACTTAACTTTTTGATACTTGTATGCATAAAGCAGTAAGGTTGCTGTTGCATTCAAAATGAATTACACATTCATAATTTATACATATTCAGCAGGGCAACAGTATCTGActttgttttagtttacttggtCACATCATAAATAGAAATCATGCATTTAAATCTCGGATGATCTTTCTTCAttataaaaacatgaaagaaTTTTTTTGTATTGAAGGAAATGGATTTTTCTGGGatgttacttttgttaaaaacataaattcacCTTTCTGTAAATAATGGTAATAAATGCTACTGTAAAAATGTCAACTATTACATAATTGTGTAGAgataaaagtacttttaaaatgaaattgtgCTGTTAAAATTTTTGACATCTTCTACTTCTTTTAGAGAGGACAACAAAGTCAgtcattacataataaataaaatacagcaaGGAGACCAGACAAGATTCAGGATTGGTGATCAGATGTTTCCTGATATCCCTTCTCTACTAAACTTCTATAAACTTCATTACCTGGATACTACACCACTTATACGACCAGTAAGTAAATGTGCGAGTTGGGCCATTTTGGTAATTCTTGAAGAATTAAGTATAATGGAAacagttgattttttttcttaatatgtatatatctctatatatttttttctattatagaaacaaagaaactaatatttacatttttataaaaattgttattgaaGTAGGTTTTTTAAATGAGATTAGGTCCCTTGTCCTAATATCTGAAAATACACACTACTTCAGAAACTGGTTTTATGTTTAGATGTGCATTATTGTGAATTaaagttgaattattatttaaaatgagaATACAAATGGAACAAGTGaaaaactggaatattttattatcataacagATTATTAAACCAATGGTATCTAAAAGTACAAATGGAAGACTGAGAAACATTTTTGATTTAAACTCTTCAACAAATTTTTCTATCGTGACTAAATAATTTTAGTGTGTGGTATTCTAAGGTAAGACATTGGCTATCAAGACTGTAGTAGTCTGTGTTATTGAGCAGTGTgtaaaaatgttgatgaaaagaaacaaagactgaacagtatgtttcattattgaaTAGAATCACTTTTTTAACAAGATTAAAAATGTGGCAAATGGGAAGTGACCTACTTCTGatgattaattttgtatttagtcAAATCTATTAGAATTTTATAGAATACATCATAATCCAATTTACTTTTCAGGTCTGAGCTAGAGTATAGAGAAAGTAGAATTTCACTTTTGCATTGTTCTAATTGCTTTTTTCTAGTTGCTATGACAGTTGGGAATCTCCAATTTGCACAGACAGTATGTTATTGTAATCACTAATGCATTGTGTGTGTCTTACATTCATGTCAGTAACATGTTATATTTTGGAATTCTCCTATTACactatttgaatttttttttatctacttgTGAACAACCCTGAAGAATTTTATTATTCTTGGGGGGAAATTTGCAGGACTtcgaaattatataaaaatatttgtaaaatgcaCATACTATGATTTATTGAATAACGTATTTTCTGATCATTCTACTGGATTCATTGAAGTTATTATGAGGCACACAGAGATAATTATGATtaatttatatacagttttactttatttgaaGCTGAATTGTAAGTACAGAAAATCATTTACTCACAGTCTTAATCAGTAAATCCATATGATTTTGCCATTCGTGTCCATAGGTGTCTTAAGGATATTTCCATTGTGGCTGTTTATGAAATTGGTTATACATGTACAGCTAAGTAAATTTTCAGACTGTAGCTGTCTAGTATTTGGGCCATAACTAGATTCATGTTATTTTTCTCTGACTATCAAAGTGCAGTCGAGGTTAGCTTCATCATCATGATGGATTCCCACCACTGCTCCTGTGATGCCTATTATGCAATTAAAACACTTAAGaattttaatagaaattaaaatcaGACAGTAAGTAGAGGTCAATTTTACTTAATTGTATAATGATACACAAGTTTTTAAACTGACTGAAACTGCTACTTTACTAATACATATGCTTTGAGCAGTGTaagtgtttttcttaattttagcatttagtaattttaataaaattgactGGTTATACCTTGTTCAATAACTTATTGCCCTGGGCTGGTTACAGAAATTAACTTgatatttaatcattattttggCATAATTAGCTTGGTGCTCATCATTACAAATTTGAATAAACATTCTTCAATTGGTTTTGTCCTTTTATGCATTTGAGAGTCcagtatttttttgaaaaataatgagACATGCCCTAATGAGTAATGTTAACTTGATCCTAATTGGCTTTGTCTTGTCATAAGAATAGCTTACACTGTACTGATGTTTCTGTTTTTTGCTAAACATGAAATCTGCTTgaaaagttactttaaaatatcaattcatGATTGGGTTTGAATATGACATGTTTATTTTACAGGCTGAGAGAAAAGTCGAGAAAGTTCGAGCCAAGTATGACTTCACAGGAAGTGTAAGTAAGATGTGtctgttttacttgtttttactgGATAGTTGAACTAAATTGACTCAACCAATAACAGTTTTAGgaattgttttacatttgttaaaaacATGAATTGTTGCATATGAAAGAAGTTGCTCTCAGGCTTACACCTGTTTATATTgtgtataatttaaaaagtaactgctgtcttttttgttttaaaattttgtataacaATAGGGAGATGCAGATGACCTACCTTTCAAAAAAGgagaaatattaacaattatCACTAAAGATGAAGAACAGTGGTGGACAGCAAGAAACTCTGTGGGATTAACGGGATCGATTCCAGTACCTTATGTAGAAAAAGtaagttactgttatttttaattactattaatGTAAGTAAAACAACCCATGCCATCAgaatttttctttattggatcttttttttattattattatagttgctTCAGGACCTATTGATAGCCTACAAATTTGTCAAGCTAGTTGAAACTAAATTGGAACACTATACTCATTTAACTCAGCATGGACTTGGTCCCTAGAACTGATCTCATAACCAtcttgtgcttgttatagttttcaatctattacttttaaattattaagcaCATGTTTATGAAAAttggcagattatcagtaaagattacaaggctttcatattcaaaatattagGGTTTTTTATTCAGCCTAAAGCAGTGTTTTTCATATGACTTTTTCTGTTTTTGCAAATTGCCATTCCAAcattgattttaagattaaaaatacttttagacatcagaaaattttctaatttcatgtGTGAaataaattcttttataaattttataaatagttttataaaacatttgttaagaaaaaaagttatttttaataataaatctcTTCGTAACAACTATATAAAAtttggaaattaatataaatcatgaATTTTTTGTTGTAGAAATACTAGAGAttctaaatgaaaacataaatgttcagactaaatagcttaaatttccAGACTATACAGTtgtatagatttattattttgacCCTTCAGAACTTACAATAATGCAAAAAGCATGCACTCATGTtgccatatccaataatataaaactgacctttgtATTTTACAAAGCAACCAATCTTTGCTCTGTTTTATtggactagtatttggtaaaatacactcatatttcaattattatagtGCATGTGTATTTAAAAAGTTACTATTTACAAAGAAGttgttaaacttattttacttaaaacacaaaacagtaaataaagcaCATGATTATCTCTCCTTGTTAAACCTACTTATCTCCCAAATTGAAGGATTTCCTCTGTCAAAATGctgaaaatatagttttcttcTGTGATTTGTACAAAGTGTAAAAATTATGAGGAACTGTATTTgaacaaagaaatattagtttttttacaGTTTGCACCTCAGTatagattcctgtacgtggtaaggggacctcccacagaaggttctattctttcggtttacctcctctgggatctaaacatccacccacgtgtttgctgtgcatggcaacccgtgaaggggaggagaggatcccgatggttgaggggtccaaccttccacaccactttggccttgaattcctgtggaTCAATTGGTTGGTTCACTctggctaggatcaaccaagtaccagtgttggatgttttcaacagatgttgtgaacattgtatctgatgctggtgtttgggtatagtgctcacaaaaccttgacattgctgcagtgtccttgtttgacattgtaatgcatccccttgtagggcttcatggtgggtgggatcagtggggaccaaaatattcctttttttattatggatcctccaaataaaaacttaaataaaatagtgaaaaaacagtccataggtaaacgaccacatcttgaagattctgagcaccaatcttcaacatctgtaacacctgttgtacctcattttcttatcctacattttctttcagacaaacctttggggtaaatgtctccctttttcctTCAGAAAGAACTAGAGGGAgttgctggctcttcaaagtcagtaaagaaacttcagtctggtaacata of the Tachypleus tridentatus isolate NWPU-2018 chromosome 13, ASM421037v1, whole genome shotgun sequence genome contains:
- the LOC143240941 gene encoding adapter molecule Crk-like, with amino-acid sequence MAGSFDPYDKNSWFVGPMTRQEATDLLMAENEAGIFIVRNSSTIQGDLVLCVREDNKVSHYIINKIQQGDQTRFRIGDQMFPDIPSLLNFYKLHYLDTTPLIRPAERKVEKVRAKYDFTGSGDADDLPFKKGEILTIITKDEEQWWTARNSVGLTGSIPVPYVEKYDENQVDGQNCRSSSPSTAQSGSSQLSPNTRSSCERNRYNTPNIQRKLPALAKVKQARVPNAYDKTALKLEVGDVIKVTKMNINGQWEGELRGKTGHFPFTHVEFIDSENSEDES